A genomic segment from Paenibacillus sp. FSL K6-1096 encodes:
- a CDS encoding AraC family transcriptional regulator — MIARKRLVLEGRDYWVDQFPLHLTREREAFTLPLHLHTFTELQYVAEGKGFHYIGDDRIVAEQGDLFIIPVGTEHVYRPSSPSAKDELIVYNCIFDEQLPRQLARAYPLAEGLYPLLAAGSGRYSHVRDDQGTARRIVEQMYQEYCTRSIGFEAVLYAQLTRLLVCIYRMDTSQPHDLPAASGIGAVLAYIDQHYDQPVTLAQAARLISTSPSYMQKRFKQATGQTFTEYIQNVRIKKSIELLQHPAYSIKEIAGLAGYRDLKFFHALFKKKTGYSPAQYRAHWLKPPTGPDNHQA; from the coding sequence ATGATAGCTCGCAAGCGGCTCGTCTTGGAGGGCCGGGATTATTGGGTGGATCAATTTCCCCTGCATCTTACCAGAGAACGTGAGGCGTTCACCCTGCCGCTGCACCTTCATACCTTCACAGAGCTTCAGTACGTGGCTGAGGGCAAAGGATTTCACTATATCGGTGATGATCGGATTGTAGCGGAGCAAGGAGACCTGTTTATTATTCCCGTAGGAACGGAGCATGTGTACCGGCCTTCTTCGCCTTCTGCGAAGGATGAGCTTATTGTCTACAATTGTATTTTTGACGAACAACTCCCCCGGCAACTGGCGCGGGCCTATCCGCTTGCTGAAGGGCTCTATCCGTTGCTTGCTGCCGGAAGCGGCCGCTATTCCCATGTCAGAGATGATCAGGGTACAGCCCGCCGGATTGTTGAACAGATGTATCAGGAGTATTGTACCCGATCCATCGGCTTCGAGGCGGTTCTGTATGCCCAGTTAACCCGGCTGCTTGTCTGTATTTACCGCATGGACACCAGCCAGCCGCATGATCTGCCTGCCGCTTCTGGAATCGGTGCCGTTCTGGCCTATATTGACCAGCATTATGATCAGCCGGTCACACTGGCCCAAGCCGCCCGGCTGATTTCGACCAGTCCCAGCTATATGCAGAAGAGATTCAAGCAGGCCACCGGCCAGACTTTTACAGAATACATCCAGAACGTGCGGATCAAAAAAAGCATAGAGCTGCTGCAGCATCCGGCGTATTCCATTAAGGAGATTGCCGGCCTTGCAGGCTACCGCGATTTGAAATTTTTCCATGCCTTGTTCAAAAAGAAAACCGGATACTCACCGGCCCAATACCGCGCTCATTGGCTCAAGCCGCCGACTGGCCCGGATAATCACCAGGCATGA